In the Streptomyces cinnamoneus genome, GTGCATGACCGGCTGCCGGCACGGCGCGAAGAACACCCTCAACGAGAACTACCTCCACCTCGCCGAGCGCGCCGGGGCCGTCCTGCGCCCGATGACCACGGTCGTGGCCGTGAGCGAGCACCGGGACGGTGGCTTCCGCGTCGTCACCGTCCCCACCGACCGGCGCCGCAAGGCCCGCCCGCGCGTCCTGCGCGCCGAACGCGTGGTGCTGGCCGCCGGAACGTACGGCACGCAGACGCTGCTGCACACCATGCGGGACAAGGGCCTGCTGCCGCGCGTCTGCGACCGCCTCGGCGTGCTGACCCGGACGAACTCCGAGGCCCTGGTGGGGGCCCAGACCACCGACCGCCGCTACCGCAAGGCCCACGGCGCGGCCCGGGCCGACTTCACGCGGGGCGTCGCGATCACCTCGTCCGTCCACCCCGACGCCGACACCCACATCGAACCCGTGCGCTACGGCAAGGGCTCCAACGCCATGGGCGTCCTGTCCATCCTCCAGGTGCCGGTGGGGACGCGGGCGCCGCGCGCGCTGGCCTTCGCGGCCCGCTGCGCGCTGCACCCGCTGCAACTGGTGATGTCCCTCTCCAACCACCGCTGGTCGGAGCGCACGATCATCGGCCTCGTCATGCAGTCGCTGGACAACTCCCTGACCACGTACCGCAGGCCCAAGGGCCCCGGTAAGGGCCTGCTCACCGCCCGCCAGGGCCACGGCGCGCCCAATCCGAAGCAGATCCCGCAGGCCGCCCGGGCGGCGGAGCTCATCGCCCGGGAGATCAACGGCTTTCCGGGCAGCAACGTCGGCGAGCTGCTGGGCATGCCGCTGACCGCCCACTTCCTCGGCGGGTGCCCCATCGGCCCGGACCCCTCGCGGGGCGTCATCGACCCGTACCACCGGCTGTACGGCCATCCCGGCATCTCGGTGGTCGACGGCGCGGCCGTCTCGGCGAACCTGGGCGTCAACCCCTCCCTGACGATCACGGCGCAGGCGGAACGGGCGATGTCCCTCTGGCCGAACAAGGGGGACGCCGATCCCCGCCCGGCGCAGGGGAGCGCGTACGAGCGCGTGGCCGCGGTCGCGCCCCGTCAACCGGCGGTGCCCGAGGGGGCCTTCGGGGCACTGAGGCTGCCGATGCTGGATGTGCCGGTGGTCCCGAAGAAATCGGCAGAGGCGTAGCTCACGGGCACGTGTAAGGCCCGCGCTCCTTGGAACGCGGGCCTTACACGGCGCTGGTGGCGGGGTTACGCCGAGGCGTTGCCCTTGCGGCGCTTGACGAGGAAGAGCGCACCCGCGCCCGCGACCACGGCGGCACCGCCGATGCCCGCGACCACGGGCACGGCGGAGGACGAACCGGTCTCCGCGAGCTTGCCGGTGACGGGGATCTCGGCGCGCTCGCCCTGGGCGGTGGCCTTGTTCCCGGCAGCGGCCTGCTCGGCCTTGTGGGCCTGCTCGACGCTGCCCGGCTTCCCCGGCTTGCCCTTGGCGTCGCCGACCTTGCCGGGCTTGCTGCCGGGGGTGAGGACGGTGAAGTCGAACTGGCTGATCCCGTCGGAGCCGCACTTGCCGTCGGCACCGAAGGAGTGGCCGATGGTGAAGAAGTAGCCGGTTCCGGCCTGGGCCTTGTCGCCGGCCTTGATGCGCATCTTCGCGTCGGCGTACTCGCCCGGCTTGATGTTCTTCACGGTGGCGAAGTCGTAGTTGTCGAGGGCCCCGGCGCCGCCGCCCTCGATGGCCTTCCAGCTGCGGGTGGCCGGGTTGTACCACTCGACGGTCACGTCCAGCTGGGCGATGTCGTCGAGCTTGGGGTCGGCGGTGCCGAGCATCAGGGAGACGTCGGCCTCCACCACGGTGACCTTGGAGACGTTGGTCACCCGGTAGGTGAACTCGTGCCAGCCCGAGCCGGCGACGATCTTGCTCGGGAGGCCGCGCAGCCCGGTCTTGCCGCGGTCCTCGTCGAAGATCGGCGAGCAGGAGCCGGAGCGGCTGAACGAGGGCGACGGCGTGACCTGCGGGGCCTTGGAGGGCTCGGCCGAAGGCGTGGACGGCGCGGCGGAGGGCTTGGCCGACGGGGCGGGCCGGCTGCCGTCCGTCGTCCCGCTGCCGGGCCCGGTGGACGGCCGGGTCTCCTCGCCGGGCCGGCCGATCGGCGAGGGAGCGGCCGAGGGGGCGGCGGAGGCCGCGGGCTTGCCGTCCGCCGCGGGCGCGTGCTCGGCCGCGTGGGCGGGCGAGGCCACCAGCTGCGACAGGGGCCCGAGGGAGGTCAGGACGGCGCCGGGGGCGGCGAGCAGGGCGACGGGCCCGACTGCGGCCATGACGGCGGCGGTCGCCAGGGTGCGGCGAAACTTCATCGATCCTCTTCCGGAAGCGAACGATTACGCGTACATGACCGGTCGCTCACGGGAAAGGTTGTGGCTTACAGAGAAATGTCGGGCGCCGTGTGAGCGGACTCACTGCCGGCCCGCGGAGGGGTTGCGGCGGGACCACGGCGAAGGGCCCCGGGCCGGCTCCGCGGGGGCGTGCGGGCGGCCTCGGGGCCCTTGACTGCCGGCACCGAGGTCAGGGCAGAGTTCGGTGCCGCGGAGCGGCGCCGGGGGGAGCGCCGCGGGCTGAGAGATGGTTGAACCAATGGCGGTACGGGCCGGGGGGCTTGGCCTTCCCTTTGGCATCGTGCGGGATGAGCCGCGTCAAGCGCAACCGTTTCGACCGGATACGGTCGGTTCCAGGCGTCCCTGGAACCGACCGCCCCTTGGGTGGCGGCCGGGCTGCTGTCCCCTGCTGACCGGTCGCCTCGCCACCGGAGTGAGGTCCCACGACGCGCGTGCTCGCGCGTCACACACTCCGGTGGATCCGCCCTGTCGTTGCCGGGCGCCCAGATGAACAGGGACGGAAGCCACGCGTGGATCTCGGGGGCCGCTCCTGGCTGGTGCGGACACCGGGACCAACGAAGGCGGCCCGGGGCCGGTCACGCGCCGTACGGGTGACGGGCCCCGAACTCAGATGCGCCCGCGGCACAGTTCGAGCAGGGTCATGGCCAGTGCCGTGCCGGGCCTGCCGAGCTGCTCGCTGTAGTGGCCGAGGACCTCCATCTCGCGGGAGAGGCTGACGCGGCGGCCGCCGGAGGCGATGCGCTCGCGCTGGATCACCGCGGACACGGCCATCCGTTCCTGCACGAGCCCGATGATCCGGCCGTCGAGATCGTCGATCCGGCCGCGGGCGTCCGTGATCACGTCGACGGCCTCGTCGGTGTGGGCCCCGGTGGCGGCGGGCCGGCGGGTCGCGGTGGCGGCGGGGCTCTCGGTGGCGCTCATGTGTGTTTCTCCAAAAAGGGCGCGGCCCCCGGAGCGGCAGGACCCGGGAAAAACGACAGGCGCCCCGGGCCTTGTCGGCCCGGGGCGCCTGGGAAGTCGCTTGTCAGTTGCTCAAGCAGCACGACCATGGCAGCCGGACGGGCCCGGTGCCATAGGTAAAGACGAAGGTCAGGTGCTTGCGCATGGCCGACAGTATGGCCCGTGCGCGGCCCCGGGGCCAACGCGGACCCCGTCCGGGTTCGGATGGTGAGACAAAGGCAAGCGTCCGCGCCCCGGTAGAATCGACAAATACAGACCCCCTCTCGACCGCCGGAAGGCCGCTCCCGTGTCAGCAGCACCCCCCGCCGCCGTCCACGACAACACCGCGGAACCGGTGCTCGTTGTCGACTTCGGCGCGCAGTACGCCCAGCTCATCGCCCGCCGCGTCCGCGAGGCCCGGGTCTACAGCGAGATCGTCCCCAGCACCATGCCGGTGGCCGAGATGCTCGCGAAGAACCCGAAGGCGATCATCCTCTCCGGCGGCCCCTCGTCCGTGTACGAGGAGGGCGCCCCCCGCCTGGACGACGCCCGCGCCCTCTTCGAGGCCGGCGTCCCCGTCTTCGGCATGTGCTACGGCTTCCAGCTGATGGCCACCACGCTCGGCGGCACGGTCGACAACTCCGGCGCCCGCGAGTACGGCCGCACGCCGCTGGCCGTCACCAAGCCCGCCTCTACCCTCTTCGAGGGCACCCCGGTCGAGCAGTCGGTGTGGATGTCGCACGGCGACGCCTGCTCCGCCGCGCCCGAGGGCTTCACCGTCACCGCGTCCACGGACGTCGTGCCGGTCGCCGCCTTCGAGAACGACGAGAAGAAGCTCTACGGCGTGCAGTACCACCCCGAGGTGATGCACTCCACGCACGGCCAGCTGGTCCTGGAGCACTTCCTCTACCGCGGCGCGGGCATCGAGCCGACCTGGACCACGGGCAACGTGATCGAGGAGCAGGTCGAGGCCATCCGCGAGCAGGTCGGCAGCAAGCGCGCCATCTGCGGCCTGTCCGGCGGCGTGGACTCCGCCGTCGCCGCGGCCCTGGTGCAGAAGGCCATCGGCTCCCAGCTGACCTGCGTCTACGTCGACCACGGCCTGATGCGCAAGGGTGAGACCGAGCAGGTCGAGAAGGACTTCGTCGCGGCCACGGGCGTCCAGCTCAAGGTCGTGGACGCGCAGGAGCGGTTCCTCGCCGCGCTCGCCGGCGTCTCCGACCCGGAGACCAAGCGGAAGATCATCGGCCGGGAGTTCATCCGCGTCTTCGAGCAGGCGCAGGCCGAGATCGTCGCCGAGGGCGCGGCCGACGGCGAGGACGTCGCGTTCCTCGTCCAGGGCACGCTCTACCCGGACATCGTCGAGTCCGGCGGCGGCACCGGCACGGCCAACATCAAGTCCCACCACAACGTGGGCGGCCTCCCCGAGGACCTGGAGTTCGAGCTCGTCGAGCCGCTGCGCCAGCTGTTCAAGGACGAGGTCCGCATGGTCGGCCAGGAGCTGGGCCTGCCGGACGAGATCGTCCAGCGCCAGCCCTTCCCGGGCCCGGGCCTGGGCATCCGCATCGTCGGCGAGGTCACGCGCGAGCGCCTGGACCTGCTGCGCGAGGCCGACGCCATCGCCCGCGAGGAGCTCACCGCCGCCGGCCTGGACCGCGAGATCTGGCAGTGCCCGGTCGTCCTGCTGGCCGACGTCCGCAGCGTGGGCGTCCAGGGTGACGGCCGTACGTACGGCCACCCGATCGTGCTGCGCCCGGTCTCGTCCGAGGACGCCATGACGGCGGACTGGACCCGGATGCCGTACGAGGTGCTGGCGCGGATCTCCACGCGCATCACCAACGAGGTGCGTGACGTGAACCGCGTGGTGCTCGACGTGACGAGCAAGCCGCCGGGGACGATCGAGTGGGAGTAGTCCTACCGGTCCTCTCGTAGGGCCACAGGGCCACAGGGCCATCAGGCCAACGCCGCCGCCGTCGCTCATTCGTTTGAGCGGCGGCGGTGGCGTTGGCGGTGGGTACGCTGACCGTACGGCCGAGAATCCCGTCCATGGGAGGAACCATGACCGCTGAGCCCGCGCACGCCTGGCCGGTGCCGCCGCCGGACGGTTACACCGTGGCCGACCTGCTGACGCTGCCCGACCTCCCGCCGCACACGGAGTTGATCGACGGGAGCCTGGTTTTCGTGAGTCCTCAGCGGAACTTTCACAGCATCGTGATCGATTTGCTGGTCGAAGGCTTGCGCCGGACTGTGCCGCCCGGGCTGAAGGTCCGCCGTGAGATGACCGTTGTGATCGATCAGCACAACGCTCCGGAACCGGACATCTCTGTTCTGCGTGCCGCGTCGGTGCGAAGTTACGATCAGACCTACTACCCGGTGAGGGATGTTCTCCTTGCGGTCGAGGTGGTCTCCCCTGATTCCGTGTCCCGCGATTCCGTGACCAAACCGTTCAAATACGCTCTCGCGGGCATCCCTTACTTCTGGCGGGTCGAGATGGCGGGTGTCGAGGGCTATCCGGTCGTCCATGCCTTCGAGCTCGACAAGGAGACCCGTACATACGTACCGACCGGAACGTACCGGGATGCACTCAAGTTCACCGCCCCCTTCGACATCGACATCGATCTGACCGAGATCGACAAGCTCTAGGCGTCCCGCGCGCAGCCCCTGGTCTCCCTCGGTACCCGGCGGTAGCTTCCGTGTCGTAGCCACGGACCACCGAAGCCGGAGGAGCTCCGCCATGTCGCAGGCCACCGCCCCCGAGCCCGTACCCACCGACCAGCTGCACTTCGCCATGCCGCCCAAGCACGACTCCGTCGAGGGCGAGCGGCGGTACCGCAAGGAGCGGCTCGCGGCCGCGCTCCGCCTCTTCGGGCGCTTCGGCTTCGAGGAGGGCGTCGCGGGGCACATCACCGCGCGCGACCCGGAGTTCACCGACCACTTCTGGGTCAACCCCTTCGGGATGTCCTTCAAGCACATCACCGTCTCCGACCTGATCCTCGTCAATCACCGGGGGCAGGTCGTCGAGGGCCGCTACCACGTCAACCAGGCCGCGTTCGCGATCCACTCGCAGATCCACCGGGCCCGCCCCGACGTCGTGGCCGCCGCGCACAGCCACTCCACGTACGGGCGGGCGCTGTCCGCCCTCGGCGAGCTGCTGGAGCCGATCACGCAGGACGTCTGCGCCTTCTACCAGGACCACGCGCTCTTCGACGACTACACGGGCGTCGTCGTGGACGAGGAGGAGGGCCGGCGCATCGCGACCGCCCTCGGGCCGCACAAGGCCGTCATCCTGCGGAATCACGGACTGCTGACCGTCGGCGACTCGGTGGACGCGGCGGCGTGGTGGTTCATCACGATGGAACGTTCCTGCCAGGTGCAGCTGGCGGCGAAGGCGGCCGGGAAGCCGGTGCACATCGACGCGGCGAGCGCCGAGCACACCCGTGACCAGCTGGGCAACGACCTGGCCGCGTGGATCAACTACCAGCCGCTGTACCAGCAGATCACGCGCAGCGAACCGGAGCTGCTGGGCTGACGCGGCCCGTGGCCCGACCCCCGCCGACCAGCAGGTCACCGGCGGCTCCAAGCCCAAGCCGATGGACCACTTCGGCAACGGCCACGGCGACTGGAACCTCAGTTGGGAGCAGTGGCTGGCGGGCAGCGCGCTGGGCGTCCGCACCGGCGGCTGAGCGGCCGGCCGCCGGTGCGACGGCGCGCGCCCCCAAGCTTGCCCCAAGGCTGCCCCAAGCCTGTGGATAACTTCCTCACCCTCATGAGACCCCTGCGCCCCGCGGTCGTCCACAGGCTTGAACGCCGGCCGGCATCCCCACGTATGGTCGGATGACGGCCGCGGCGCCCCGGAGGCGCCCGCGGCGTCGATCGTGTGCGGCAAGGGAAAGGCGGGGAGCGGCATGACACTGACCGGGCGCGGAGGGACGGCGGAGGAGCGGCGGGCGGCCCTCTCCCGGTACGCCCTGCTGCCGCTGCGCCTCTTCCTCGGCATCACGTTCGTCTACGCGGGCGTCGACAAGCTCACCGACTCCGCCTTCCTGGCCGCCCAGGGGCAGGGGTCCCTCGGCGAGCTGATGCGCTCGGTGCGTGACACCGCGGCGATCCCGGGCCTCGTCGACCTGGGGCTGAAGAGCCCCGTGAGCTTCGGTTACGCCCTGGCGCTGGGCGAGCTGGCGGTCGGCCTGGGCACGCTGTTCGGGGCGTTCGCCCGCGTCGCCGCCGCCGGCGGCGCGCTCATCTCGCTCACCCTCTGGCTCACCGTCAGCTGGCCGACCACGCCGTACTACTACGGCAACGACCTGGCCTATCTGATGGCCTGGCTGCCGCTGATACTCGCGGGCGCGCCCCTGCTGTCGGTCGACGCGATGTGGGCCCGCGGCGGCCGGGGGCGCGCCCGGCGCGGCCGGCGCGGACGGTTGTTCAGCTGAGCCCGCCCGGTCCGGGCGTCCGGTCGCCGGACCGGTCGAGGGCCGGGTCCGGGCCGCGGGAGCGGCGCCGACGCACGGCGTAGGCGAGGGCCGAGGCCACGCCGGCCAGACAGAAGCCGGCGGCCAGGGCGGGCAGCACCGCGTAGGAGGGGAAGTGCCACCAGCCGGCGGCCGCGGCCAGATAGGCCGCGCAGCCGCCCAGCAGCACCAGCCCGAGGACCAGCTTGCCGGGATCGAAGTCATGCCGCGGCACGGACCACCTCCACCTGGCCGAGACCGGCCTTGAGCCGCAGTCGCAGGGTGCCGCGCTCCGGCCGTCCGGCGTCCGGCCGCAGGGTCACGTGCCGGTTCTGGCGGGGCTGGACGTCGATGTCGTCGCGCCGCTCGCCGGGCAGCTGGATGTCGCCGACGCCGACCTCGATGGTCACCTCCGCCGTGGCGTCACGGGGCAGGACGACCTTGAGCTGCCCCGCACCGATCTCCGCGCTCGTGGTGGCCGGTGGCGCGTCCCGGTCGAGCGGCACGGCGGACAGGTCGAGCACGCCCACGCCGCTGCCCAGCTCGTAGTGGGCCCGCACGTCGGACGCGGCGGTCGGCCGCCAGGTCTCCCGGGTCCACTCGGTGGTGATGGTCTTGGGCAGGGCGGCGGCGCCGGCGAGGAGCGCGCCGGTCAGCGCGGCCGTGACGATGGTGCCGCCGCCGATGCGCCCGTAGAGCGAACTGGCCGTGATGCCCAGGCCGAAGGCGCCCAGCGCACAGGCCAGGCCGATCTCCAGGGAGGTGCCCAGTGGCTGGTGGTGCCAGGTCAGGCCGGTGCCGAGAGCGGCGGCCAGGAGCGCCAGCAGGAAGGTCCAGCCGCCGAGGTGACGGCCGGTCCGCACCGGGACGGCGCGGGCCCGGCCGGCCGGCGCGGTGTCGTACGGGCCGTCGTCGGGGCCCCACAAGTAGCCGGTGCCGGCGGTCGTCGTGGCGGCGGCCGCGGGGTCCTTGACGGGGTCGCGCCACCAGGAGGGTGTGCCCGGTGCCGGCGGGGCCTGCGTCTCCGGGGGGGCCTCCACCGTCTTGTGCGGCTTGTGGGGCTTGTGGGCACCGGGAGTTGCCTGCTCCGCCGTGGGCGCGCCCTCCGTCTCGTCGGCCGTCTGCCGGTGGCGCGACCAGTAGGCCGCGCCGCTGATGGCGAGGGCCAGCATGAGCGCGAAGGACATCACGCTGCTGTTGTTGAGCATCGACAGGAACAACCCACAGCCCACCAGGGCGAACAGCAGCGCCGTGAGCGCCGGCCCCTCGACCCGGCCCGACAGCAGCCTGCGGACCTCGTTCTCCTCCTCGCCCTCCTGCGGGATCAGCAGCCAGGCGAAGCCGTAGACGATCAGCCCCAGGCCGCCGGTCACGCCCAGCACGCCCAGGACCACGCGGAAGATGACGGGATCCATGTCGAAGCAGCGGCCGAGTCCGCCGCACACCCCCGAGACCACCTTGTGCTCACGGCTGCGCCGCAGCGGTGGCCTCGTCTCCTGCTCGGCGGTGGGTGCTTCCGTCATACGGACATGGTGTCAAGCGGAACGGGCAGGAGGCACCCGAGGTGACCCTGGACGTTCCCTGAGATCGTCCCTGAGAACCTCCGGTTAGGGTGGCGCATCGAACACACATGGGTAACCGGAGGGGCGCGCGGTGTCTGAGACAGGGCCCGGGGCGGCGTTCGGCGTGGGACCGGGGGCCGAGCTGGGCAGGCTGGTTTCCGGGCGCTACCGCCTGGTGGAGCGCATAGGCCGGGGCGGCATGGGCACCGTCTGGCGTGCCGAGGACGAGCTGCTGGCCCGTCAGGTCGCGCTGAAACGGCTGCACGTCCCGCTGGGCCTGGAGGAGGACGAGCTCGCCACCCTCTACGAACGCACGCGCCGCGAGGCCCGCAGCGCCGCCCGGATCAACCACGCCAACGTCGTGGTCGTCCACGATGTGGTCGAGGACGGCGGCCTGCCGTGCATCGTGATGGAGTACGTGCCGTCGACGACGCTCGGCGACCTGCTCAAGCGCGGCACCGTCAGCCCCGACGAGGCCGCGCGCATCGGCCGCGGCATGGTCGCGGCGCTGCGCGCCGCGCACGCCGCCGGGGTGCTGCACCGCGACGTCAAGCCCGGCAACGTCCTGCTCGGCCACGACGGGCGGGTCGTCCTCACCGACTTCGGCATCGCCCACTCCACCGGCACGTCCACCCTGACCAAGACCGGCGAGATGGTCGGCTCGATCGACTACATCGCCCCCGAGCGGGTCAAGGGCGCCAAGCCCGGCCCCGCCGCCGACCTGTGGGCGCTGGGCGCCACGCTCTACCAGGCGTTGGAGGGCCGGCCGCCGTTCCGCAAGGACACCGCCGTCGAGACCGCGTACTCCATCGCCATGGACCCGCTTGTCCCCCCGCGCAACGCCGGCCCGTTGACGAAGCTCGTCGAGACCCTCCTGGCCAAGGACCCGGCCCTGCGGCCCCCGGCGGAGCTGGTGGAGCAGATCCTGCGGGAGCCCGCCGCCGAGCCCGCCACGGCCTCCATGCGGCCGCCGGCGGCCTCCCGGGGCGGCGTCACGGCCGCCGGACCGCCCCCCGGGCCCCCGGCCGGGGCAGGGGCCGGCACGGCGACCGGCACCACCGCCGCCGTGCCCACCGCCGCCACCACGGCCGCACCCACCACCACGTCCCCGACCGCCACCGCGACGGCCGCCACGCCGCGGACTCCGGCCAAGCGGCGCCGGGCCGGCTGGATCGCCACCGCCGCGACCGTCGTCGCGTTGGTGCTCGCCGCCGGCGCCTACGTCCTGTCGAAGGACGGCGGCGCAGACGAGGAAGCGGACGCCGCGCCGCCGAGCGCCACCCCCGCCCCCTCCCGCAGCAGCGACGCCCCGGCCCCGCCCCCCGTCCCCAAGGGGTACCACCTGGTCGAGGAGAAGAAGGTCGGCGTCTCCTTCCCCGTGCCGGACGGCTGGCGGCGCGAGAAGATCGAGGAGAACGACTCGATCGTCTACGTCGACCCGAGCGGACTGGTGGGCCTGCGGGTCTCCGTCCTCGACCTCGCGAGCACCGACCCCCTCCAGCACTGGAAGGACGACGAGGCCAAGTCCCAGGCCGAGGGCAAACTGCCCGGCTACAGACAACTGCGCATGCAGAGCACGACGTACCGGGGGCGCCCCGCCGCGATCTGGGAGTTCACCTTCAAGGGCCGGGCACGCGACTTCCGGGCCGCCGACCTCGGGTTCGGCCGGCCGGGCGAGAAGGAGTACGCGATCTACCTCTCGGCCCCCAAGGCCGAATGGGACCGGCACAAGAAGGTCTTCGACGACGTCAGGGACGGCTTCCGGATGCCCGAGGACCGCTGACCTGGGGATCGGGGAGCCTTCAGGGACGACCCTGATGCCCCACCCCCCGCGGTCATGTGACGATCTGTACATGACCACCGCTCCACGCCCGGACAGCCCACCCCTGCGCAAGCTCTACCGCAGCGCCGACGGGCGGATGCTCGGAGGCGTGGCCCGGGGGCTCGCCGGTCACCTGGGGGTGCCCGTCTCCTGGGTGCGGCTGGCGTTCCTCGCGCTGCTCATGGCGCAGGGCATGGGCGCGTTGCTGTACGCGGTGTTCTGGTTCGTCGTGCCGCTCGGCGTCGGCGGCGTCGAGGTGCCGCGCCCCACGGCGGCGGAGGTCCTGCCGGACGGGCGCCGGCGCCTCGTCCGCAAGCCCGACCGGGGCCAGGTCTTCGCCCTCCTGGCCATCGTCGTCAGCGGCGCCGTCTTCCTCGAACGCCTCCAGCTCGGCCGCGCCAACGCCTACATCTGGCCGCTCGTGCTCATCGGCGCCGGCGTGGCCCTCGTCTGGCGGCAGGCCGACAACGCCCGCCGCGCCCACTGGATGGAGGTCAGCCGCAGCAAGCGCGTCCTGCCGTTCGCGCGCGGCGCGGCCGGCGTGCTGCTCGTCGGCGTCGGCGCCACGGGCATCGTCGTGCTCCAGGGCTCGGCCGAACACCTCGGAACCGTGCTCCAGGCGTCGCTGGCCGTCCTCGTCGGCATCGCGCTGCTGGCCGGTCCCTCGGTCGTACGGATGACGCAGGACCTCTCGGCCGAGCGGACCATGCGCATCCGCGCCCAGGAGCGCGCCGAGGTCGCCGCCCACGTCCACGACTCCGTCCTGCACACCCTCACCCTCATCCAGCGCAACGCCGACGACGCCCGCGAGGTCGCCCGGCTCGCCCGCGCCCAGGAACGTGAACTGCGCGCCTGGCTCTACAACCCCGAGGGCCGCGGCAAGGAGGAGGCCGAGGAGCCCCAGACCGTGGCGGAGGCCGTGAAGGCGGCCGTCGCCGAGGTCGAGGACCACCACGGCGTGCCCATCGAGGTCGTCGTCGTCGGCGACTGCCCCCTGGACGACCGGCTGGGCGCCCAGCTCCAGGCCGCCCGCGAGGCCATGGTCAACGCGGCCAAGTACGGTGGCCAGGGCGGCGCCGTGCAGGTGTACGCCGAGGTCGAAGGGCGTACGGTCTTCATCTCGGTGCGCGACCGGGGCCCCGGGTTCGATCTCGACGCGGTGCCGGACGACCGGATGGGCGTCCGGGAGTCGATCATCGGCAGGATGCAGCGCAACGGCGGCACCGCCCGCGTGCGGTCCGTCCCCGGCGGCGGGACGGAATGGGAGCTGGAGATGGAGAGGGCGGAGAAGGCGTCATGACGACCGAGACCACCGGACAAGCGGCGGAACGACACGTCAGGGTCGTGCTGGTGGACGACCACCGCATGTTCCGCACGGGCGTGCAGGCCGAGATCGGGGCCACCGACCGGACGGGCGTCGAGGTCGTCGGCGAGGCCGCCGACGTCGACCAGGCCCTCACAGTGATCACCGCGACCCGCCCGGAGGTCGTCCTCCTGGACGTCCACCTCCCCGGCGGCGGCGGGGTCGAGGTGCTGCGCCGCAGCGCCGCCATGATGACCGATCAGAACGCCCCCGTGCGCTTCCTCGCCCTGTCCGTCTCCGACGCCGCCGAGGACGTCATCGGCGTCATCCGCGGCGGCGCCCGCGGCTACGTCACCAAGAACATCACCGGCGACGACCTGGTGGACGCGGTGTTCCGGGTCAAGGACGGCGACGCCGTCTTCTCGCCCCGGCTGGCCGGCTTCGTCCTCGACGCCTTCGCCTCGACGGACGCGCCGCCGGTCGACGAGGACCTGGACCGGCTGACGCAGCGCGAACGCGAGGTGCTGCGGCTCATCGCGCGTGGCTACGCCTACAAGGAGATCGCCAAGCAGCTCTTCATCTCGGTGAAGACCGTGGAGTCGCACGTCTCGGCCGTGCTGCGCAAGCTCCAGCTGTCCAACCGGCACGAGCTGACGCGCTGGGCGACGGCGCGACGCCTGGTCTGAGCCGGCCGGGCGCGGCTACGCCCAGACCTGCTGGTGGCGGAAGGCGGCGCCCGCGTGTGTCCAGCGCGCCGCCGTGGGCGGTCGGCCACTTCAGGCCCGATGCGGTGGCAGGCACGGAACCCCTCCCGGTGCGTACGTGACGGAGTCGACGCGCTACGCATCGTAGCAATCCTGCGGTTTCGGTGACCCTCTGCCACGCCGCCCGCCCTCGCGAGGGGAACCTGACCGCCCTCCCCGCCATCTAGCACGGGCGAGAGCACAGCCCCACGAAACGAGAGCCGCCGCCCGATGAGCCTGACGGGA is a window encoding:
- a CDS encoding PspC domain-containing protein, which codes for MTEAPTAEQETRPPLRRSREHKVVSGVCGGLGRCFDMDPVIFRVVLGVLGVTGGLGLIVYGFAWLLIPQEGEEENEVRRLLSGRVEGPALTALLFALVGCGLFLSMLNNSSVMSFALMLALAISGAAYWSRHRQTADETEGAPTAEQATPGAHKPHKPHKTVEAPPETQAPPAPGTPSWWRDPVKDPAAAATTTAGTGYLWGPDDGPYDTAPAGRARAVPVRTGRHLGGWTFLLALLAAALGTGLTWHHQPLGTSLEIGLACALGAFGLGITASSLYGRIGGGTIVTAALTGALLAGAAALPKTITTEWTRETWRPTAASDVRAHYELGSGVGVLDLSAVPLDRDAPPATTSAEIGAGQLKVVLPRDATAEVTIEVGVGDIQLPGERRDDIDVQPRQNRHVTLRPDAGRPERGTLRLRLKAGLGQVEVVRAAA
- a CDS encoding serine/threonine-protein kinase, which translates into the protein MGTVWRAEDELLARQVALKRLHVPLGLEEDELATLYERTRREARSAARINHANVVVVHDVVEDGGLPCIVMEYVPSTTLGDLLKRGTVSPDEAARIGRGMVAALRAAHAAGVLHRDVKPGNVLLGHDGRVVLTDFGIAHSTGTSTLTKTGEMVGSIDYIAPERVKGAKPGPAADLWALGATLYQALEGRPPFRKDTAVETAYSIAMDPLVPPRNAGPLTKLVETLLAKDPALRPPAELVEQILREPAAEPATASMRPPAASRGGVTAAGPPPGPPAGAGAGTATGTTAAVPTAATTAAPTTTSPTATATAATPRTPAKRRRAGWIATAATVVALVLAAGAYVLSKDGGADEEADAAPPSATPAPSRSSDAPAPPPVPKGYHLVEEKKVGVSFPVPDGWRREKIEENDSIVYVDPSGLVGLRVSVLDLASTDPLQHWKDDEAKSQAEGKLPGYRQLRMQSTTYRGRPAAIWEFTFKGRARDFRAADLGFGRPGEKEYAIYLSAPKAEWDRHKKVFDDVRDGFRMPEDR
- a CDS encoding ATP-binding protein produces the protein MTTAPRPDSPPLRKLYRSADGRMLGGVARGLAGHLGVPVSWVRLAFLALLMAQGMGALLYAVFWFVVPLGVGGVEVPRPTAAEVLPDGRRRLVRKPDRGQVFALLAIVVSGAVFLERLQLGRANAYIWPLVLIGAGVALVWRQADNARRAHWMEVSRSKRVLPFARGAAGVLLVGVGATGIVVLQGSAEHLGTVLQASLAVLVGIALLAGPSVVRMTQDLSAERTMRIRAQERAEVAAHVHDSVLHTLTLIQRNADDAREVARLARAQERELRAWLYNPEGRGKEEAEEPQTVAEAVKAAVAEVEDHHGVPIEVVVVGDCPLDDRLGAQLQAAREAMVNAAKYGGQGGAVQVYAEVEGRTVFISVRDRGPGFDLDAVPDDRMGVRESIIGRMQRNGGTARVRSVPGGGTEWELEMERAEKAS
- a CDS encoding LuxR C-terminal-related transcriptional regulator, which translates into the protein MTTETTGQAAERHVRVVLVDDHRMFRTGVQAEIGATDRTGVEVVGEAADVDQALTVITATRPEVVLLDVHLPGGGGVEVLRRSAAMMTDQNAPVRFLALSVSDAAEDVIGVIRGGARGYVTKNITGDDLVDAVFRVKDGDAVFSPRLAGFVLDAFASTDAPPVDEDLDRLTQREREVLRLIARGYAYKEIAKQLFISVKTVESHVSAVLRKLQLSNRHELTRWATARRLV